One window of Branchiostoma lanceolatum isolate klBraLanc5 chromosome 6, klBraLanc5.hap2, whole genome shotgun sequence genomic DNA carries:
- the LOC136436453 gene encoding UDP-glucuronosyltransferase 2C1-like, with protein sequence MGIVLKLRCFAILLVFLGFLIRHKSSAEKVLLVPAPYGESHWMALAKIGRALVDKGHLITVVVSEDIVGKRRAAWPDFHFEALQDQGTYARLKEVQDQAFSLAGESSLSMHVKILISLTELSKQHCSLLLGDSNLVDRLRTSQHSVVISDPFFPCAAILSAHLDTRVPHIAVTRGDRYFLDVKATGVPLPLSYVPFVFTDLTDNMTFVQRLQNVVLSTLGPMALRRAISSSHDGLVRTYIGEEETIQSVTSRTDLWLYQTDNVLDYPRPSMPNTVQVGGLNVRVAAPLTEDMEAFVQSSGDDGVIVVSFGSMVKTMSAERREVFAAAFARLRQKVVWRYVGEKPTGLGNNTKLLAWLPQNDLLAHPKTRAFVAHAGSNGMYEALHHGVPMVCLPLFGDQPANAARVVARGLGVKLDYSTVTTEQLYLSILHVVTNSSFQETAARLSRLHRDQPQSPMERAVWWIEHVIKHGRLPHLRARAVELPWYQYYLLDVAVFLFCVCSAVLGTVLCSCSFFCRKNCFKSGTKLKSQ encoded by the exons ATGGGAATCGTCCTGAAGCTTCGATGTTTCGCCATTCTGCTAGTTTTCCTGGGATTTCTGATCAGACACAAGAGCAGCGCAGAGAAGGTTCTGTTGGTACCTGCGCCATATGGCGAAAGCCACTGGATGGCTCTGGCCAAAATTGGCCGCGCTTTGGTGGACAAAGGTCATCTCATCACTGTGGTTGTTTCAGAGGACATTGTAGGAAAACGGCGGGCAGCGTGGCCTGATTTTCACTTTGAGGCATTACAAGACCAGGGAACCTACGCAAGGCTCAAGGAAGTACAAGACCAAGCGTTTTCATTGGCTGGAGAATCGTCTCTCTCAATGCATGTAAAAATATTAATCTCGTTGACCGAATTGTCCAAACAACACTGTTCCCTGCTTCTGGGTGACAGTAACCTGGTTGATCGGCTGAGGACATCCCAGCAcagtgttgtcatttctgaCCCCTTCTTTCCCTGCGCCGCTATCCTCTCAGCCCATCTAGACACCCGGGTCCCTCACATCGCCGTTACCCGTGGGGATCGATACTTCCTTGACGTAAAAGCTACCGGCGTACCGCTGCCTCTGTCGTACGTGCCTTTTGTATTTACAGATTTAACCGATAATATGACGTTTGTACAAAGACTTCAGAACGTCGTCTTGTCTACTCTTGGACCCATGGCGTTACGTCGGGCTATCAGTAGCTCACATGACGGACTAGTCCGTACCTACATCGGCGAGGAAGAAACTATTCAAAGCGTGACGTCACGCACGGACTTGTGGCTTTATCAAACCGACAATGTGCTGGATTATCCTCGTCCCAGCATGCCCAATACGGTTCAGGTTGGGGGACTGAATGTCCGTGTGGCCGCCCCCCTTACTGAG GACATGGAAGCGTTTGTCCAGAGCTCTGGAGACGATGGAGTGATTGTGGTCAGTTTCGGGTCGATGGTCAAGACGATGTCGGCGGAGAGGCGAGAAGTCTTCGCGGCAGCCTTCGCCCGACTCCGACAGAAGGTGGTGTGGCGGTACGTGGGAGAGAAACCGACCGGTCTGGGCAACAACACCAAACTACTGGCCTGGCTTCCTCAGAACGACCTACTGG CCCACCCAAAGACCCGAGCTTTCGTCGCTCACGCTGGGTCGAACGGAATGTACGAGGCCCTGCACCACGGCGTGCCCATGGTCTGTCTGCCGCTGTTCGGGGATCAGCCCGCCAACGCCGCCCGGGTGGTGGCCAGGGGACTGGGGGTGAAGTTGGACTACAGCACGGTCACCACCGAACAGTTGTACCTGTCCATTCTTCATGTTGTCACCAATAGCAG CTTCCAGGAGACCGCAGCCCGTCTGTCCCGCCTGCACCGTGACCAGCCCCAGTCACCCATGGAGCGGGCCGTCTGGTggatagaacacgtcatcaaacatggccgaCTGCCCCATCTCCGCGCACGCGCCGTGGAGCTGCCGTGGTACCAGTACTACCTGCTGGACGTGGCTGTGTTCCTGTTTTGCGTCTGTTCAGCTGTCCTGGGTACCGTGTTGTGCAGCTGTTCGTTCTTCTGTAGGAAGAACTGCTTTAAAAGTGGAACCAAGCTGAAGTCTCAGTAG
- the LOC136436451 gene encoding UDP-glucuronosyltransferase 2C1-like, giving the protein MSYVPFVFTDLTDNMTFVQRLLNALLSTFIPVMAQRSTNSMYDELVRTYIGEEETIQSVTSRTDLWLYQTDNVLDYPRPSMPNTVQVGGLNVRVAAPLTEDMEAFVQSAGDDGMIVVSFGSMVKTMSTGRKEVFAAAFARLRQKVVWRYVGEKPTGLGNNTKLLAWLPQNDLLAHPKTRAFITHAGSNGLYEALHHGVPMVCLPLFSDQPGNAARVQARGLGVKLDFSTVTVEQLHWAILHVVTNNSYQETATRLSRLHRDQPQSPMERAVWWIEYVIKHGRLPHLRARAVELSWYQYYLLDVAVFLFGVCSAVLGTVWYSCSFFCRKICCKSGGKLKSH; this is encoded by the exons ATGTCGTACGTGCCTTTTGTATTTACAGATTTAACCGATAATATGACGTTTGTACAAAGACTTCTGAACGCCCTATTGTCTACTTTTATACCTGTGATGGCACAAAGGTCTACGAACAGCATGTATGACGAATTGGTCCGTACGTACATCGGCGAGGAAGAAACTATTCAGAGCGTGACGTCACGCACGGACCTGTGGCTTTATCAAACCGATAATGTGCTGGATTATCCTCGTCCCAGCATGCCCAACACGGTTCAGGTTGGGGGACTGAATGTCCGTGTGGCCGCCCCCCTTACTGAG GACATGGAAGCGTTTGTCCAGAGCGCTGGAGACGATGGAATGATTGTGGTCAGTTTCGGGTCGATGGTCAAGACGATGTCCACGGGGAGGAAAGAAGTCTTCGCGGCAGCCTTCGCCCGACTCCGACAGAAGGTGGTGTGGCGGTACGTGGGAGAGAAGCCGACCGGTCTGGGCAACAACACCAAACTACTGGCCTGGCTGCCTCAGAATGACCTACTGG CCCACCCAAAGACTCGAGCTTTCATTACTCACGCCGGGTCGAACGGACTGTACGAGGCCCTGCACCACGGCGTGCCCATGGTCTGTCTGCCGCTGTTCTCGGATCAGCCCGGCAACGCGGCTCGGGTCCAAGCCAGGGGACTGGGGGTGAAGTTGGACTTCAGCACGGTCACCGTCGAGCAGCTTCACTGGGCCATTCTTCATGTTGTCACAAACAACAG CTACCAGGAGACCGCAACCCGCCTTTCCCGCCTGCACCGTGACCAGCCCCAGTCACCCATGGAGCGGGCCGTCTGGTGGATAGAatacgtcatcaaacatggccgaCTGCCCCATCTCCGCGCACGCGCCGTGGAGCTGTCGTGGTACCAGTACTACCTGCTGGACGTGGCTGTGTTCCTGTTTGGCGTCTGTTCAGCTGTCCTGGGTACCGTGTGGTACAGCTGTTCGTTCTTCTGTAGGAAGATTTGCTGTAAAAGTGGCGGCAAGCTGAAGTCTCATTAG
- the LOC136436452 gene encoding guanylate cyclase soluble subunit beta-1-like → MYGFVNHALELLVIKNFGEEKWEEIKREAGVDIDGQFLVRQIYGDDKTYDLVGAATKILQIDANTILELFGALFFEFCQESGYDKILAVLGANIRDFLQNLDALHDHLGTIYPGMRAPSFRCTTQDDGTLILHYYSEREGLEHIVIGIVKTVAKKLHNADVDVQIIQRKGEESDHVKFAILEKDDVRRCSANDLDIFDVGLSREPKISPATFCRAFPFHVMFDRNLVIQQAGTSISRVIPQICLQECKVCDLFDMIRPHIKFAFNSITSHINTVFVLRTKEGLIDISSGAVSRDKLIGNESSRMRLKGQMIYVEESDWMLFLCSPSVMNLDDLNRRGLYLSDIPLHDATRDLVLLSEQFEAEYKLTQKLEILTDKLQQTYRELEDEKKKTDRLLYSILPISVATELRHHRPVPARRFDNVTLLFSGIVGFNCFCKRNASATGAMKIVKLLNDIYTRFDDLTDPKKNPSVYKVETVGDKYMAVSGLPEPCMDHARCIARLALDMMDISHQCKQEEMEGVQITIGIHSGEVVAGVIGQRMPRYCLFGNTVNLTSRTETTGVKGHINVSEYAYRALMQPECHDPAFRFDYRGPVQMKGKKEPMECWLLARRSRETVV, encoded by the exons ATG TACGGCTTCGTGAACCACGCTTTGGAACTGCTGGTGATCAAGAATTTCGGAGAAGAAAAATGGGAAGAAATCAA AAGAGAAGCCGGCGTCGACATTGACGGCCAGTTCCTTGTCCGGCAAATATACGGCGATGACAAGACATACGACTTGGTGGGGGCTGCCACCAAGATTTTAC AGATCGATGCCAACACGATACTGGAGCTGTTCGGAGCGCTGTTCTTCGAGTTCTGTCAGGAGTCCGGTTACGACAAGATCCTAGCTGTGCTGGGGGCAAACATCAG AGATTTCCTACAGAACCTGGACGCCCTACACGACCACCTGGGAACCATCTACCCGGGCATGCGCGCTCCGTCCTTCCGGTGCACGACCCAGGACGACGGCACCCTCATCCTCCACTACTACTCCGAGCGGGAGGGTCTGGAACACATCGTCATCGGCATTGTCAAAACTGTGGCCAAGAAACTACACAACGCCGATGTGGAC GTTCAAATCATTCAAAGGAAAGGGGAGGAGTCCGACCACGTCAAGTTCGCCATCTTGGAAAAGGATGACGTCAGACGATGCTCCGCAAACGACCTGGACATCTTTGACGTCGGACTCTCGCGAGAGCCGAAGATCAGCCCCGCGACTTTTTGCAGAGCGTTCCCTTTCCACGTCATGTTCGACCGTAACCTGGTCATCCAGCAGGCGGGGACGTCTATCAGCCGAGTTATTCCCCAG ATTTGCCTCCAAGAGTGTAAGGTGTGTGACTTGTTCGACATGATCCGACCACACATCAAGTTTGCCTTCAACTCCATCACGAGCCACATCAACACGGTCTTCGTGCTGCGCACCAAGGAAGGTCTCATCGACATCTCGTCTGGCGCCGTGTCACGTGACAAGCTCATCGGAAACGAGTCATCGCGCATGCGTCTGAAGGGGCAGATGATCTACGTGGAAGAATCTGATTGGATGCTATTTCTTTGCTCCCCGAG CGTGATGAATCTGGACGACCTGAACCGCCGTGGCCTGTACCTGTCGGACATCCCGCTGCATGACGCCACGCGagacttggtgctgctgtccgAGCAGTTCGAGGCGGAGTACAAGCTGACGCAGAAGCTGGAGATCCTGACCGACAAGCTGCAGCAGACGTACCGGGAACTGGAggacgagaagaagaagactgaCAG ACTGCTGTACTCCATCCTGCCGATCTCGGTGGCGACGGAACTACGTCATCACCGTCCGGTTCCCGCCAGACGGTTTGATAACGTCACCCTGCTCTTCAGCGGCATCGTCGGCTTCAACTGCTTCTGCAAGAGGAACGCCTCGGCCACGGGCGCCATGAAAATCGTCAAGCTACTGAACGACATCTACACGCGCTTCGACGACTTGACGGACCCCAAGAAGAACCCAAGCGTTTATAAG GTTGAGACAGTAGGAGACAAGTACATGGCGGTGAGCGGGTTGCCGGAGCCGTGTATGGACCATGCCCGCTGTATCGCACGCCTGGCCCTGGACATGATGGACATCAGTCACCAGTGTAAACAAGAGGAGATGGAGGGCGTCCAG ATCACCATCGGTATCCACAGTGGGGAGGTGGTTGCCGGGGTTATAGGTCAGCGGATGCCGCGGTACTGTCTATTCGGGAACACGGTCAACCTGACCAGCCGGACAGAGACCACGGGGGTTAAAGGTCACATCAACGTGTCCGAATACGCCTACAG AGCTCTGATGCAACCGGAGTGCCACGACCCCGCCTTCCGGTTCGACTACCGGGGACCGGTTCAGATGAAGGGCAAGAAGGAGCCCATGGAGTGCTGGCTACTCGCCAGGAGATCTCGCGAGACTGTCGTGTGA
- the LOC136436450 gene encoding UDP-glucuronosyltransferase 2C1-like, translated as MGIVLKIRCFAILLVFLGFLIRHRSSAEKVLFVPPPVGNSHWMNQAKIGLALVDKGHIVSVVVSGDIVEKRRAEWPDFQFEAFHDQGTQARLKEIQAQAVSAAGELSLFKTAEVFSMSQVIKEYCTLLLGDSNLVDRLRTSRYSVVISDPIFPCGAILSAYLDIRVPHITVWRLDSFAIDVKATGVPLPLSYVPHILTDFTDDMTFVQRLQNVVLSISVQIISRMLARIMYDELVRTYVGEEESIETVTSRTDLWLYRTDNVLDFPRPSMPNIVQVGGLNVQVVNPLTEDIEAFVQNSVDDGVIVVSFGAMGKTMSKERREVFASAFARLRQKVVWRYVGEKPTGLGNNTKLLAWLPQNDLLAHPKTRAFITHAGSNGLYEALHHGVPMVCLPLFSDQPANAARVVARGLGVRLDFSTVTAEQLYLSILHVVTINSYQETAARLSRLHRDQPQSPMERAVWWIEHVIKHGRLPHLRARAVELPWYQYYLLDVAVFLLAVCSAVLGTVWYSCSFFCRKFCCKSGGKLKSQ; from the exons ATGGGAATCGTCCTAAAGATTCGATGTTTCGCCATTCTGCTAGTTTTCCTGGGATTTCTGATCAGACACAGGAGCAGCGCAGAGAAGGTTTTGTTCGTACCTCCGCCAGTAGGCAACAGCCACTGGATGAATCAGGCCAAAATAGGCCTCGCTTTGGTGGACAAAGGTCATATCGTGTCTGTGGTTGTTTCAGGGGACATTGTAGAAAAACGGCGGGCAGAGTGGCCAGACTTCCAGTTTGAGGCATTCCACGACCAGGGAACCCAGGCAAGGCTCAAGGAAATACAAGCCCAGGCGGTTTCCGCGGCTGGAGAATTGTCTCTCTTCAAAACAGCAGAGGTATTCTCTATGTCCCAAGTAATAAAGGAATACTGTACCCTGTTATTGGGTGACAGTAACCTGGTGGATAGGCTGAGGACATCCCGGTAcagtgttgtcatttctgaCCCCATCTTTCCTTGCGGCGCTATCCTCTCAGCCTATCTAGACATCCGGGTGCCCCACATCACCGTTTGGCGTCTAGATTCTTTCGCCATTGACGTAAAAGCTACCGGTGTACCGCTCCCTCTGTCGTACGTGCCACATATTCTCACAGACTTTACCGATGATATGACATTTGTACAACGACTTCAGAACGTTGTCCTGTCTATTTCTGTTCAAATTATATCACGAATGTTAGCACGTATCATGTATGACGAACTGGTCCGTACGTACGTCGGCGAGGAAGAAAGTATAGAGACAGTGACGTCACGTACAGACTTGTGGCTTTATCGAACAGACAATGTGCTGGATTTTCCTCGTCCAAGCATGCCCAACATAGTTCAGGTTGGGGGACTGAATGTCCAAGTGGTCAACCCCCTTACTGAG GACATAGAAGCGTTTGTCCAGAACTCTGTAGACGATGGAGTGATTGTGGTCAGTTTCGGGGCGATGGGCAAGACGATGTCGAAGGAGAGGCGAGAAGTCTTCGCGTCAGCCTTCGCCCGACTCCGACAGAAGGTGGTGTGGCGGTACGTGGGAGAGAAGCCGACCGGTCTGGGCAACAACACCAAACTACTGGCCTGGCTTCCTCAGAACGACCTACTGG CCCACCCTAAGACCCGAGCTTTCATTACTCACGCTGGGTCGAACGGACTGTACGAAGCCCTGCACCACGGCGTGCCCATGGTCTGTCTGCCGCTGTTCTCGGATCAGCCCGCCAACGCTGCCCGGGTGGTGGCCAGGGGACTGGGGGTGAGGTTGGACTTCAGCACGGTCACCGCCGAACAGTTGTACCTGTCCATTCTTCATGTTGTCACCATCAACAG CTACCAGGAGACCGCAGCCCGCCTGTCCCGCCTTCACCGTGACCAACCCCAGTCACCCATGGAGCGGGCCGTCTGGTggatagaacacgtcatcaaacatggccgaCTGCCACATCTCCGCGCACGCGCCGTGGAGTTGCCGTGGTACCAGTACTACCTGCTGGACGTGGCTGTGTTCCTGTTGGCCGTCTGTTCAGCTGTCTTGGGTACCGTGTGGTACAGCTGTTCGTTCTTCTGTAGGAAGTTTTGCTGTAAAAGTGGCGGCAAGCTGAAGTCTCAGTAG